In Gammaproteobacteria bacterium, the sequence GTTGCGTAAGCCATAGCGCGAGCCAGCTTCCCTTGAAGCCGGTATGCCCGGTCAGCAGAACCTTGCGCCCATGATACAAGCCGCCAAACAATTTCATGCCCACACTTTCCAGGGCGGATTGCTGCTCCATAATTCTTCCAGATGATTCTTGTCGCGCAAGGTATCCATCGCCTGCCAGAATCCGGCGTGCTGATAGGACATCAACTGTCCCTCCTGCGCCAGTTGCTGCAAGGGTTCCTGCTCCCAACTGGTCTGGTCGCCATGAATGTAGTCGAACACGGATGGCTCCAGCACAAAAAAACCGCCGTTGATCCAGGCGCCGTCGCCTGCCGGTTTCTCCTGAAAACTCCGCACTTCGCTCCCATCCAGGTTCAGGGCCCCATAACGACCCGGCGGCTGGATCGCGGTAACGGTCGCCTTCTTGCCGTGAGCACGATGGAATTCCAGCGTTGCACCTATATCCAGATTAGTGACGCCATCACCATAGGTAAAACAAAAAGTCTCGCCACCCAGATAATCGCGCACACGCTGCAGGCGCCCGCCAGTCAGCGTGTCCTGCCCGGTGTCCACCAACGTAACACGCCACGGCTCGGCATAACGTTCATGCACTTCCATGCGGTTCTGCGCCATGTCGAAAGTCACGTTCGACATATGCAGAAAATAATTGGCGAAATACTCCTTGACGATATAACCCTTGTAGCCCAGACAAATCACGAAATCGTTGATGCCGTAATGGGAGTATATCTTCATGATGTGCCACAGGATGGGCCTGCCGCCGATCTCTATCATCGGCTTGGGTTTCAGGTGGGACTCCTCACTGATGCGGGTGCCGAGTCCACCAGCCAGAATAACGGCTTTCATAATTTCTCCACCCCTGACAAATTAAAAATCCTTGTGGACAGGTTTATCGAAGTCCCTGCACCCAGCCCAACACCCCAACGCCAATCTTCATCCTGGATGGGAAGCCGGATTTTATCAAACGTTCTTTCCCGACGTGAATCTCATCCACCCGCTGAACCTGGCTTCAGGGCCACGCGAATATTCGGCGCAGCATGATGTATCCTTGAAAGGACGTCACAGATGCGCCCCGCAGCCCCATCCGAAACCAGCGCGCCTATCGGAAACTGGATACATGAAGCACAAGCACGATCGGTGTTCGGCAAACGATCGGGATAATAAGCCTGCCCGTGAACATAAGGAACGCAACGGTGCACACCGGGATAGAAATAGCGCCGGGCATTGATATTTTCCGCATTAAGAACGGCAAGCAGCGCATCTCTGGGAAGCCCGAACTCTGCTTCGTCGACCATGCACACGACGTACTGGTAATTCGAGACGCTGACTCCCGTCGGGCGCACAAGGTGCAAGCCAGGAATACCTGCAAGACGCTGCTCGTATATCCGGTACAGGCGCTCATTGTTTTCCCGGTTCGCAGGAAAATCCTCCAGGCTCATGAGCGCGACAGCCGCTTGTGCTTCCGACATCCGTCCATTTGAAGTCCTGTCGACTTCTACAGCCTGCTCTATGCCATAACCGCTACGGATGTTCCTCAGACGCACAGCCAAGGCATCATCGTTGGTGCAGATGCAACCGCCTTCCGCCGCACTCAGTATCTTTGTTGCGTGGAAGGAAAAAACCTCCATTTTCCCGAAATTGCCAATGGAAACGCCGCCAACCTTGCAGCCGAAGGCATGCGCAGAATCAAAATACAACTGCACGCCTCGTGCATGCGCCAACTCTGAAAGCGCACTCGGGTTGCACGATCCACCCCACAGGTTCACCCCCATGATCGCGCTAACATCATCCGTGATTAATGCGTCTATCTGATCCAGTGCCATTTGATGCGTCAACGGATCGATGTCGCAAAAAACCGGTTCGAGACCAGCCCACGTCAGCGATTGCGCCGAAGCGATGAAGGTGTATGCAGGAAGGATGACCTTGCCTGATAGCCCCATGGACTCTGCCGCCATCATCAGCCCTATGGTGGCGTTGGTCACGCAGACCACATGCCGCACCCCGAGGAATTGTTCGAGCTTCTGTTCGAGTTCGTTGGTCAGCGGCCCCTGGTTGGTGTAATACTGCCGCTCGAATATTCCTCGAAACGATGCAACATAACGCTCCCATGAAGGGAAATAGAGCTGCCCTACAGGAAGCACCTTGTCGAACTCGGGTGGCGACCCGAAAAATGCGAGTTTGTGTGTGTTCATGCTATTCCTTACCGCCTGCGCGCAACCGGTTTGCGATTTGTGCCGCATTGTTGCGGATGAAATCCAGCAAGCCGACGATGTCGCGAACATCATCCTCGCTCACCTGATGGCCGCAAGGCAGGAGAGCATATCTCTCGGCGAGCGCATCCGTCAGTGGCAGGTCTACAGGC encodes:
- the rfbF gene encoding glucose-1-phosphate cytidylyltransferase, which translates into the protein MKAVILAGGLGTRISEESHLKPKPMIEIGGRPILWHIMKIYSHYGINDFVICLGYKGYIVKEYFANYFLHMSNVTFDMAQNRMEVHERYAEPWRVTLVDTGQDTLTGGRLQRVRDYLGGETFCFTYGDGVTNLDIGATLEFHRAHGKKATVTAIQPPGRYGALNLDGSEVRSFQEKPAGDGAWINGGFFVLEPSVFDYIHGDQTSWEQEPLQQLAQEGQLMSYQHAGFWQAMDTLRDKNHLEELWSSNPPWKVWA
- a CDS encoding DegT/DnrJ/EryC1/StrS family aminotransferase, with amino-acid sequence MNTHKLAFFGSPPEFDKVLPVGQLYFPSWERYVASFRGIFERQYYTNQGPLTNELEQKLEQFLGVRHVVCVTNATIGLMMAAESMGLSGKVILPAYTFIASAQSLTWAGLEPVFCDIDPLTHQMALDQIDALITDDVSAIMGVNLWGGSCNPSALSELAHARGVQLYFDSAHAFGCKVGGVSIGNFGKMEVFSFHATKILSAAEGGCICTNDDALAVRLRNIRSGYGIEQAVEVDRTSNGRMSEAQAAVALMSLEDFPANRENNERLYRIYEQRLAGIPGLHLVRPTGVSVSNYQYVVCMVDEAEFGLPRDALLAVLNAENINARRYFYPGVHRCVPYVHGQAYYPDRLPNTDRACASCIQFPIGALVSDGAAGRICDVLSRIHHAAPNIRVALKPGSAGG